The segment TGCGACAGATACGGCTTTTGAAAGCAGCCTGATGGCGACAGCGGAGGAGGAACGCGACAGCTTCAGGCAGCAGCTGCTGTCCACAGGCTCGCTTCAGCAGCAGCTGAATGAGCGGTTTTTTGGCGGCGGCAATAGGATGTAGGCCAGGGAGCGAAGCAGCTGGTTATGAACACCAAGTTTATCTTTTCGAAAGAGAGTAAGTGCAGCGAAAAAAAAAGCCGGCTGCGTGAGCAGTCCGGCTTTTCCTTAATCCCTGAGAACCTGGATGCCTTGAATGATGTTGTACACGAAGGTGCCGAAGTAAATGATCGCGAACAAAATGACATATCCTATGACTGCGCCGAAGGACCCGGCACTAAAGGCCATAATCAGCAGCAGAATGCCTGCGGCTACAGGAAACAGATGCGAGAGGAGTGCTCTTTTGGCATGCTCCCTTACAAAGCGGTCCCCGGCGATAATCCAGACGGCAATCGGTAACAGAAATGGAGCAAAAAAAATGCTGAAATACGATAGCGAAGACAACAGCTGGCGCATGCAAATCCCTCCCATGTGGATGATATGGTGCGGTTTACTCTTTTTATTACCCTGGGTGGAGGTGCATTGCTATGGAGAGCATGAAGCTAATGCAAAAAAATACTTTGAAAAAGAATAAACTTACGTTATAATAATCTTCGTCACTGTTTTGATGGATATACCATTACATAGCTCATGTCCCAGTAGCTCAGCTGGATAGAGCAACGGCCTTCTAAGCCGTCGGTCAGGGGTTCGAATCCCTTCTGGGACGTATTAGTAAAGATGAAACCGCCGATTTGGCGGTTTTTTTATAACCCAAAGGGGGGTTCCAAGATGTCCGTATCTATTCCAAAAATATCTCAGCATTCCGCCATTCTTCTGGAGCGTGCCCGTCGCTGCGGCCTGTCTGCCGAAGAGCTGCTGCAGGGGGTAAGAGAGCAGTCACTCCAGGTGTTTGCACCGGCTCAGCATGAGCATTACCGCTACGAAGAATGGTTCAGCTATGCCGAAGAGCATGGAGAGGATCTGCAAAAAGCCATTCAAGAGGGCTACCGGATCACCTTCAATACCCGCAACGGTCTCAAAATATGGCTGGAGCAGACGTTCGGCCTGAATTCCGAAACCGACTTTACGGTTGGCGAAGGAATGATCGAGGGGCTGACCCTGTCAGAGTCTCAGCTAAAGCTGCTGGAGCAGCGCCTGGCCGTCAACTGGATGATTGCAGACGTTAAGGTTGAGGGCACCGCCGTAATCGTCCGGCTCATGCTCCGCGGCCTTCAGTCGTCCTAAGCTTTGGCGAGATGCTCCAGCAGGCGATTAAAGAGGGCAATATCTCAGCGTTACATCCTTTCAGGTGCGGGCAAGCCTAGTACATCCAACGCTTCCTTAAGGGTATCCCTGAATAACAAGGTCAACCAGACCCGAAGCTGATGCAGGGGACCTTCTGATTTCAAAATAGGGCAAGCCGCATAAAAATGATTGAAGAGCGAAGCTAATTCGTATGCATAGTTACAAATGGTGCTCGGTGAAAGCTCCTGCGCGGCCTCAGCGAGTGTTTCATTCCACATGCTGATATGTCGCAGTAAGGCATGCTCCTGAACCTCAAGTGCCTCAATGTGCTCGGGCGCCTCTGGCAGCTGATTCTTCAAGCCGGCTTTATTCAGCACACTCAGCGACCGGGCGTATGAATACAGCAGATAGACACCGGTGTTCCCGGAAATCTCTGTTGCCTGCTTCAAGTCAAATACCACCTCAGTTTGCAGAGCAAACCGAAGCAGGTAATAACGGATCGAGGCGATAGCGATGTCACGGCTTGCCAGCCCGTTTTTATCCGAGCGGTGGTCCTCTATAAAAGCTTCCACGCGTTCGATCAGCTCAGCGACTTTGATTCCGATTCCCTGACGCCCGGACATGGCGTAGGAAGCTTTTCTTTCCGATGTATCCACTCCCAATTCTTCAGCGGCGGCAGGACTTAAAGACACGACACCGTAGCTGACATGGCGGAGCTTTTGCGCTTCTTCTTGAAACCCAAGCACCTCCAACGCTTGTTTTACCATGGCTTGTGGATACTGCTGCCTATAGTCAATTACGTTGATGACGGCATCCGCCCGTCCAAACGTCTTGATCTGACCGGTGTTGTTGGGCGCGGTGGTCCATACCCCTTCAGTAAAGCCTGTATATGAAAAATCGTTTTGCAGCAGCCCGTATTTCCACAAGTGGTAGGCAATGTCTTTTGCCGTATAGGTCAAAATGCCGTTAGAGCGCACGAGCACCTTATCCAAGCTGTGATCCTGCTCTAGGGTCCTCATGCCCCCCGAACTTTCATCATCCGAATGGTTTTGTTTTAACACCCAGCAGCCCGCAAGCTTGCCTTGAGTTTCTTGAACAAAAAGAGGTGTTTGCTGTAGCAGATGAAATGCGGTGTTCCAGAAACCTTCTTTAACAATGCTGCTCTCCCAAACCAGCAGGTCATATTCAATGCCAAACTGCTGCATCTCTTCCAGATGCTCGCGCACAATACGTTCTGCAGTAATGAGGCCGATCCAGGCTATGTTTTGATCGCCTTTTTCAAGTGCATGAAGGACTTCGGTTCTTTTTTGCAGCAAATCAGGTTTTTCCTTGTAAGCCCGGTTCACCGCAGCGTAAACATCCCAGCAGAAATCGCCGAATCGTTTGTGGCTGCCATTTATAGGCTGCTGGAGCAGGCCAACCAGTGTATCCGCCAGCTGATTCCCCAAATCATCGATATAATTGTGGACCTCTACATGATATCCATTTTTCCTGAGCAGCCGAACGAGAGTGTCCCCGATACAGGAGTTTCTCAAGTGACCGATATGTGCTGATTTATTCGGATTAATGGAGGTGTGCTCGATTACCACTTTTTGTCCTGCAGGCTCTGATTTTTCAGTATTCATCTTGGCCCAGGCCGTCCAATGGATTTTGAAATTGATGAAGCCGGGAGCAACGATGTCTATTTGCGGAAATAGCTCGCTAAATTTCGGGTTTTGCTGGAGTACCTCTGTAATCATTTGAGCGATAGAGAGTGGCGGTTTGCGCAGTGTCTTGGCCAGCTGCATGGCGGCATTGGTTGAATAGTCTCCATGCTTCATGTTGGCAGGCTGCTGAATCTGGATCCGCAGGCTTGCTTCATCTGACGCCGGTTGTCCCGATAAGGATAAGATTTCCTGAACTGCGGTTAGAACGGATGATTTAATAAACTGGCTCAGCATTATGCTTTCCTCCTAGGATAAAATAAAAAAATCCTCGTCTCTTATAAGAGACGAGGATTTGGCTCGCGGTACCACTCTTGTTGCTGATGTAAACACACTCAGCCACTTTATACGTTAACGGTGTAAGCCGGGACTCCTACTATAATTTCGGAGATCCATCTCCCGGGCCCGTTTCGTAAACGAATCTGTACCGGCTCCCACTCTTCCGGCTCGCTTGGACATAGATATACGTTCATTACTCTCCCGATCATTGAATTGCATTGATATGTACATAATGTTTTTCATATTATAACCAATATTATGTGAAAATCAACTACATTTTATAGCAGCGATACGAAGGCGCGTATAGTCAGCGCTGTACCATTCCCCGTTCCATAAGGCGGGTTTTACTCGCTCACTTATTTTATGGTAGGCATCCTTCTTGTCCTGCGGGTTCATTCCCGAGAAAAGCATTTGTCCAAAGTGAGAGAGCCAATGCTGTACTCCCTTTTCCCCATCTGGAAGAGGAGTGGGGCGCTCATAATGCAGCGCCTGTGTAACCCGAAAGCCTGCTTCCTCCAGCAATAAAGTGTACTGGCCAAGGGTTGGAAAATACCATGGATTTCGACCTGCGGCTTCGATCCCGTAATCTGTTTTTAACGTGTCCAATGCAGCCTTCAGGATCATCTCAATATTGCCCTGCCCGCCAAATTCAGCAATGAATCGTCCTCCAGGCTTCAAGCAGCGGTGGATCGACAATGCGGCGCTTTTTGCGTCTTTCATCCAGTGCAGTGCAGCATTAGAGAATATGGCATCATACGAAATATCGGAGGTGTAATTTTCTCCGTTGCCTTGTATAAAGTGAAGTTCGGGGTATTTGACGGATGCAGCCCGGACCATATCGTGCGAGAAATCCATTCCCGTTACTTCAGCACCGGAGCGTGAAATGCTGTAAGCCAGATCGCCGGTTCCACAGCCCCAATCCAAAATCGATTCACCTTCCTGCGGAGATAGCCAGTCGATCAGACCCTTGCCGAATCCGGATACAAAACTCATAGAGCGGTCATATTCTTCTGGACTCCATCTCTGAGAATCTGCCATGGACAATTCCTCCCAACAAAAGACTTGTAATGTTGGACTTATTATTACTCTTAGAGTGTTATAAATAGAAATACTAAATAACTATCCAACTTATAGGTTAAATCTATAAAATCCTGGAAAAGCATTGGAACCAGAATCCTCTTACCCCCTTCGGATGAAAAAAAAATCGCACAGCGGCTTCGACCATCCACAGCTCTGAGACCATGCGAAACTTTTGAGTTTGACCATCAATCGTGTCATTAGATCTAGCAAACTTCGCGTGAGTGAAGTAGTGAGATGTGTATGAAAAACCGAATACGATAGGTGTCGAGAGCGGCGTAAGGGGCGAATGTGTGCGAAAAACCGAACACGATGGTGCAGTAAATGGCATAAGAGGCGAATGAATGCGAAAAACCGAACACGATGGTGCAGTGGTGGCGCAAAAGGCGAATGAATGCGAAAAACCGAACACAATGGTGCAGTAAATGGCGTAAGAGCCGAATGAATGCGAAAAACCGAACACGATGGTGCAGTAAATGGCGCAAAAGGCGAATGAATGCGAAAAACCGAACACAATGGTGCAGTAAATGGTGTAAGAGACGAATGTGTGCGAAAAACCGAACACGATGGTGCAGTAAATGGCATAAGAGGCGAATGAATGCGAAAAACCGAACACAACAGCATGTTGCAGGCGGACTGCGAAGAATATGCTTTCGAAGCGTCAGCTTCGACGAACCAACGGGGTTCTCATCCCTCTGGAACGCGAAAAACCGCCCGAGGGCGGTTTTTCTATGTACGTCCCAGAAGGGATGCCGCCCGTTTGGGCGGACTGCGAAGAATATGCTCCCGAAGCGTCAGCTTCGACGAACCAACGGGGTTCTTATCCCTCTGGAACGCGAAAAACCGCCCGAGGGCGGTTTCTCTATGTACGTCCCAGAAGGGATTCGAACCCCTGACCGACGGCTTAGAAGGCCGTTGCTCTATCCAGCTGAGCTACTGGGACACGTATTTTTTCAAGCAAAAATTATAATATCATAAACAGAAAGTGAGTTCAACCTTTATTTCAGCTTTGTGGTAGTTGTAACTGGAAATAGGCATGCGGATCGCCGTTATAATTTGAGATCATGACATCGGGCTGCTCACCTCGCAGGCCTTATTTTTTTAGCGATCAGGGTTATGCTATAATCAACAAATATGAAATCGGTGCGAAAGGAGGTGTCCTTATAAAGGACTCCAACTCCACAGACCAAGACGCAAGAAATGTTATTCTGTTCCCCAAAACCCTCGATTACTACCAGATCCAGCTGACCGTGATGCTTGAGAACGAGCGGTACGGGGAAGCCAAGGAGCTGCTCGCCTTTCTTCTTCGCTGCGAGGGGCAGGATCAACGCCACTATGAAGAGTGGCAGGCCTTGCTGGAGTGGCTGGAGGCGGCTTTTCCATCCTCAGATGCAGGCAGCAGTGATGACCCCGAAGAAGATGGAGATGAAGCGGAGATGACCAGGCGCATGGTCCAGGACAAAATGGCGCAGGATGCAGGATACGCAGATAAGCTCCTGGATACAGTGATGAATGGTCCGCTGACGGAACAGACCGTGCTGGCGCTGGAGCAGCTGGCTTATCTGGACCGGCCGGAAGTGGATGATGCCCTGGCGGCGTGGATGAAGGAACGGCCGCTGCATCCGCTGCTGCAGTTCAGGGTGCTGCAGACCATGAGACGAAGAGGCGCGACCGGAACGGTGTCTCTGATCCGTGGCAGCGAGACCGTGAGCGTGGAAGTAGAGCATATTCCATTGGGCCCCGGTGAATATCCGGAGGTCATCCAGCAGGTGCTGGAGCGGGTTGCGGAGAAGACAGAAGTGCATGAGCCGACGCTGTATTATTTTGCGCAGGAGCTGTGGTCGCAGTTTATTATGGCGGTATACGGGACCAAGGATTATTATTCCATGCTGGATAATGAGGAATCGACCCTTGACATCTGGGCGGCCGCCCTTCAAGATACGGTATCGGTGAGCCTGAAGGGCGTTCGGGACGAAGAGAGCATCCGCTCCGCGTATGGAGTGACAGACACGATGCGCTTCCGCTACGAGCAGGCATGCCGGGCGATCCGCCAGTTTGTATCCGCAGGAATGGAGAATTAGGGCAGAGGGAACGCTTCCTCTTACCGTCTGCAAGGGTTTACCCTTGAAAAAGGAATTAATGTTGTTTATACTATAGTGGTTATTCGGGACGTGAGATTTGATCTGCGCCGACCACGTGAATTTTGGAGGGGAAAGCATAAATGAAAGCAACTTGGGAAAAAATAGAGAAGAACCTCGGCGTTCTAGACGTTGAGGTAGAAGCGGACCGCGTCGCGGCTGCGCTTGACAAGGCTTTTAATAAAGTGTCAAAGAAAGCGAACGTACCTGGTTTCCGTAAAGGTAAAGTGCCACGGCCGATTTTTGAAGCGCGTTACGGTGTGGAAAGCCTGTATCAGGATGCTATCGATATCCTTCTTCCTGAAGTGTACGGCGAAGCTGTAGAGCAAGCAGACATCTTCCCTGTAGACCGTCCTGAAATCGATATTGAGCAATTCTCCAAAGGTGAGTCGTTCAAATTCAAGGCGAGAGTAATTGTGAAGCCTGAAGTGAAGCTGGGCGACTACAAAGGGATCGAGGTTGCCGCTGTACCTGTAGAGGTTACAGAGGACGAGCTGAACGAAGAGCTGAAGCGTATGCAGGAGCGTCATGCGGAGCTGGCTGTTCTTGAAGAAGGACAAGCAGAGTCCGGCGACATCGCGGTTATTGATTTCGACGGATCGGTTGACGGTGTTCCTTTCGAAGGTGGACAAGCTGAGCGTTACTCCTTGGAGCTTGGAAGCAACAGCTTTATCCCTGGCTTCGAAGAGCAGGTCATCGGCATGGCGACTGGCGATTTCAAGGACGTAGAGGTGACCTTCCCAGAAGAGTATCATGCTGAAGAGCTTGCAGGTAAAGTTGCTGTCTTCAAGGTGAAGGTACATGAAATCAAGCGCAAGCAGCTGCCAGAGCTGGACGACGAATTCGCTAAAGACGTCAGCGAGTTTGACACGCTGGAAGAATACCAGGCTGACCTGAAATCCCAGCTGATGAAGCGTAAAGAGCAAGATGCTCAAGGCGTTCGCGAGAACGAAGCTGTGGAGAAGGCGTCTGCTAATGCAGAGATCGAAATTCCAGAAGCGATGATTCAGTCCGAAGTACAGAACATGATGCGTGACTTCGACAACCGTCTGCGTCAGCAGGGTATGAACCTGGATATGTTCCTGAGCTTCTCCGGACAATCCAAGTCCGATCTGGAAGGTCAAATGAAGGACGATGCTGAGAAGCGCGTTCGTAACAACCTGGTTCTGGAGCAAATCGCGAAGGAAGAGAACCTGGAAGTGAGCGAAGAAGAAATCAACGAGGAGCTTGGCAATATGGCTGAAACCTACAAGCGTCCGGTTGAAGAAATCCGCAGCATCCTTTCCGCGAACGGTTCCCTGGACAACCTGCGTGAAGAGCTGGTTCTCCGCAAGACGATTGATTTCCTGATTGAGAACAGCGTTGAGGGTCCTCCAGCACCGAAAGAAGAAGAGTCCACAGAAGAATAGAAACTGCTTATCGCAGTTAAGGATACGATGAGGCACGTGCTTTGTATAAAGACGTGCCTTATTTCTACCCTTTAACATCCAAAAACATACTAAATATGACATCAATTGGTCATCAATTGACAACAGCAGCTCCATACATATTGCAAGTTTTCGATCAGGATATTTTGAGCGGCATGTTCATACAATGTATACATGGTTAAAAAATGACATGAGACGTTGAACATGTTAGAATATCTTTTGTAACGCTGAAGTATAATTTTTCAAGGAAATGAGGTTGGTCGCATGAGTCTTGTGCCTATGGTTGTGGAACAAACCAGTCGGGGAGAGCGTTCGTATGACATATACTCCCGGCTGCTAAAGG is part of the Paenibacillus algicola genome and harbors:
- a CDS encoding DUF4870 domain-containing protein, which encodes MRQLLSSLSYFSIFFAPFLLPIAVWIIAGDRFVREHAKRALLSHLFPVAAGILLLIMAFSAGSFGAVIGYVILFAIIYFGTFVYNIIQGIQVLRD
- a CDS encoding arginine--tRNA ligase encodes the protein MLSQFIKSSVLTAVQEILSLSGQPASDEASLRIQIQQPANMKHGDYSTNAAMQLAKTLRKPPLSIAQMITEVLQQNPKFSELFPQIDIVAPGFINFKIHWTAWAKMNTEKSEPAGQKVVIEHTSINPNKSAHIGHLRNSCIGDTLVRLLRKNGYHVEVHNYIDDLGNQLADTLVGLLQQPINGSHKRFGDFCWDVYAAVNRAYKEKPDLLQKRTEVLHALEKGDQNIAWIGLITAERIVREHLEEMQQFGIEYDLLVWESSIVKEGFWNTAFHLLQQTPLFVQETQGKLAGCWVLKQNHSDDESSGGMRTLEQDHSLDKVLVRSNGILTYTAKDIAYHLWKYGLLQNDFSYTGFTEGVWTTAPNNTGQIKTFGRADAVINVIDYRQQYPQAMVKQALEVLGFQEEAQKLRHVSYGVVSLSPAAAEELGVDTSERKASYAMSGRQGIGIKVAELIERVEAFIEDHRSDKNGLASRDIAIASIRYYLLRFALQTEVVFDLKQATEISGNTGVYLLYSYARSLSVLNKAGLKNQLPEAPEHIEALEVQEHALLRHISMWNETLAEAAQELSPSTICNYAYELASLFNHFYAACPILKSEGPLHQLRVWLTLLFRDTLKEALDVLGLPAPERM
- a CDS encoding class I SAM-dependent methyltransferase is translated as MADSQRWSPEEYDRSMSFVSGFGKGLIDWLSPQEGESILDWGCGTGDLAYSISRSGAEVTGMDFSHDMVRAASVKYPELHFIQGNGENYTSDISYDAIFSNAALHWMKDAKSAALSIHRCLKPGGRFIAEFGGQGNIEMILKAALDTLKTDYGIEAAGRNPWYFPTLGQYTLLLEEAGFRVTQALHYERPTPLPDGEKGVQHWLSHFGQMLFSGMNPQDKKDAYHKISERVKPALWNGEWYSADYTRLRIAAIKCS
- the tig gene encoding trigger factor, coding for MKATWEKIEKNLGVLDVEVEADRVAAALDKAFNKVSKKANVPGFRKGKVPRPIFEARYGVESLYQDAIDILLPEVYGEAVEQADIFPVDRPEIDIEQFSKGESFKFKARVIVKPEVKLGDYKGIEVAAVPVEVTEDELNEELKRMQERHAELAVLEEGQAESGDIAVIDFDGSVDGVPFEGGQAERYSLELGSNSFIPGFEEQVIGMATGDFKDVEVTFPEEYHAEELAGKVAVFKVKVHEIKRKQLPELDDEFAKDVSEFDTLEEYQADLKSQLMKRKEQDAQGVRENEAVEKASANAEIEIPEAMIQSEVQNMMRDFDNRLRQQGMNLDMFLSFSGQSKSDLEGQMKDDAEKRVRNNLVLEQIAKEENLEVSEEEINEELGNMAETYKRPVEEIRSILSANGSLDNLREELVLRKTIDFLIENSVEGPPAPKEEESTEE